TAATATTTATTTTTTATTGGCCATTAGTTCATGTGTTCAAATAAATATGAACTTACGAACAATGTATTATTATTTAATAGCTACTTCTCAAATACTGTCTACTTTCCAACGATAAGATTTATAAAAAAAATTGACCCAAAAGTTTTCACTTTTGGATCAACGAATTTTTTAAGACTCCATCGTATCATTTGATTCTTCTAATGAATCCTCTTGTACTTCTTCATCTTCTTTTATTTCCTCTTTCTCGACCTTAGCAACGGTTGCTACATAATCCTGATGTTCCTCACCAATTCTAATTAATCGAACACCTTGTGTATTACGTCCCATAGTAGAGATGTCTTCTGTAGCCATTCGGATGAGTACTCCATTGGCTGTAATAATCATAAGATCTTCTTCACCTGTAACAGCCTTCATGCTTACAAGATTTCCATTTTTCTCAGTAATGTTACAGGTTTTTATACCTTTTCCGCCTCGCCCTTGAATTCGATATTCTTCGGCTGGCGTTCTTTTTCCATAACCATTTTTCGTTACAATTAGTATTTCGGAATTTTCATCTAATATTTCCATTCCAACCACTTCATCATCTTCATCAAGCGTTATCCCTTTTACACCCGTAGCGGTTCTTCCCATGGAACGTACATCTGTCTCAGGGAATCGAATAAGCATTCCCTTTTGAGTACCAATGATGATTTCTCTAGATCCATCTGTAAGTCGAACAGATATTAGTTCATCATTTTCACGTAGTGACACGGCAATTAACCCTGATGTTCGAATGTTCCCAAAGGAAGACAATGGAGATCGTTTAGATATTCCATGTTTGGTTGTAAAGAATAGGTACCAATCATCCACAAATTCCTGAACTGGAATGATAGCATTCACCCATTCATCTTTATCTACCTCTAATAAGTTAATGATCGGGAGTCCCTTTGCTGTTCGACTGTATTCAGGAATCTCGTATCCTTTCGAACGATAAACCTTCCCTTTATTCGTGAAGAAAAGAATCGTATCGTGAGTAGAGGTTGTCAACAGATGTTCTACAAAGTCGTCATCGTTGGTACCCATTCCTTGGACGCCTCGTCCACCACGTTTTTGTGAGCGGTATGTTGAAATTGGTAGACGTTTGATATAACCGTTGTGTGTTAACGTTATAACGATGTTTTCTCTTGGAATGAGGTCCTCATCTTCGATACTTTCAACGCCACCAATTGTGATTTCAGTACGTCTTTTATCATTAAATCGTTCTTTAATTTCTAAAAGTTCTTCACGAATAATTTCTAATACCTTTTCATCATCAGCTAAGATTGCTTTTAACTCAGCAATTAACTTGATTAACTCACTATATTCTTCTTCAATTTTATTTCTCTCGAGACCTGTTAATCGCTGAAGTCGCATATCTAGAATGGCTTGAGCTTGCTTTTCTGAAAGGTTGAATTGGCTCATCAATCCTTCACGAGCAATATCTGTCGTTTCAGATGCTCTAATCAGCGCAATAATCTCATCGATATGGTCAAGGGCTATACGTAGACCTTCTAGGATATGTGCTCTTGCTTCAGCCTTTTTTAAATCAAATTCTGTTCTTCTGCGAATAACAACTTTTTGATGTTCAATATAATGACTCAAGGCTTGTTTCAAGTTTAATACTTTTGGTTGCCCGTCAACGAGAGCAAGCATGTTTATACCAAAGCTTGTTTGCAGAGCTGTTTGCTTGTATAGATTGTTTAAGAGAACATTGGCATTTGCATCTTTTCTGACTTCAATCACGATACGCATCCCATTACGATCGGATTCATCACGTAAATCTGTGATCCCTTCTATCTTTTTGTCACGCGCAAGTTCCGCAATTTTTTCAATTAGTTTTGCTTTATTTACCTGATAAGGTATTTCATTCACAATGATGGTTTGTTTACCATTTGCTTTTTCTTCTATTTCAACTTTTGCTCTTAAAGTAATAGATCCTTTTCCTGTTTCATAAGCTTTGCGAATTCCGCTTCTTCCTAGGATTAGACCAGCTGTTGGGAAATCTGGTCCAGGTATGTAATCCATTAACTCTTGAATCGTTATATCAGGATCTTTACTTAGTGCAAGTACACCATCAATGACTTCTCCAAGCTGATGGGGAGGAATATTGGTTGCCATCCCAACAGCAATACCAGATGTACCATTTACTAAAAGGTTTGGAAAACGGGCTGGTAAGACAGCTGGTTCTCTTTCCGATCCATCATAGTTGTCTTTATAATCAATGGTATCTTTATGGATATCGCGGAGTAATTCCATTGAAATTTTAGACATTCTTGCTTCTGTGTAACGCATTGCGGCTGCAGAGTCACCATCTACAGATCCAAAGTTTCCGTGTCCTTCTACCAGCATATAGCGATAGTTAAAATCTTGTGCCATACGAACCATTGTGTCATAAACGGCAGAATCCCCATGTGGATGATACTTACCGATTACTTCACCCACAATACGAGCAGATTTCTTAAATGGCTTATCAGCTCTCATACCTAAATCATGCATCGCATATAAAATACGACGATGTACTGGTTTTAATCCATCTCTTACATCTGGAAGCGCACGAGAGACGATAACACTCATTGCATAATCAAGAAAAGAAGAACGCATTTCTTGGCTAATATTTATTTCCATTACGTTCGATCTTGGCGTTTCAGCCATAAGGAAAACCTCCTTAAGTCATGCCTTTTAGGTCATAGACGTTGTTGGTTAAAAACTAACTAAAGCAGGATAGCAACTTAAGTCTATCCTGCCATTACGAACAGAGCCTTATATTCCAAACCTTTTTCTTGGAATAGCTCTCCCGCTTTACAAAATTAAATATCTAAATTCTTAACATAAACAGCATTTTCTTCAATGAACTGACGTCTTGGTTCAACACGGTCACCCATTAGAATCTCAAATGTTTCATCCGCTTCAATGGCGTCCTGTAGGCTCACTTGTAAAAGTGTACGATTTTCTGGATCCATTGTCGTTTCCCATAGTTGCTCAGGGTTCATTTCTCCAAGACCTTTATAGCGCTGGATATCGGCTTTTGTATTCTCAGGTAGTCCAGCCATAAATTGATTAAGCTGTTTATCGCTATACACATAATCCACTTGTTTACCTTGTTCGATTTTATAAAGTGGTGGTTGTGCTATATAAATATATCCCGCTTCAATAATCTGTCTCATATAACGATAGAAGAAGGTTAAAATAAGAGTTCGAATATGTGCTCCATCTACGTCAGCATCAGTCATAATTACGATTTTATGATAACGTGCCTTGGTAATATCGAAATCCTCACCAATTCCCGTCCCTAAAGCCGTAATAATAGTTCTAATCTCATTATTAGATAAAATTTTATCCAATCGAGCCTTTTCCACGTTTATAATCTTTCCACGCAAAGGAAGAATAGCTTGGAAATGACGGTCTCGACCTTGCTTAGCAGATCCACCGGCAGAATCACCCTCTACCACATAAAGTTCACTTATAGAAGGGTCTTTAGAGGAACAATCCGCTAATTTACCTGGAAGACTTGAAATCTCTAAAGCACTTTTTCTTCTTGTTAATTCTCTTGCTTTTTTGGCAGCTAAACGAGCACGTGATGCCATGAGTCCCTTATCTACAATTTTCCGGGCAATTGAAGGGTTTTCTAACAAGAATTTCTCGAATCCTTCTGAGAATAGTGCATCTGTAACTGTTCTCACTTCAGAATTTCCTAGCTTTGTCTTGGTTTGTCCTTCAAATTGTGGGTCTGGGTGTTTGATAGAAACAATAGCCGTTAGTCCCTCACGAACATCTTCACCTGTAAGATTCGCATCTTGGTCTTTAAACAGATTATTTTTCCGAGCATAGTCGTTAATAACTCTTGTTAGAGCTGTTTTAAATCCTGACTCATGTGTTCCACCTTCATAGGTGTGAATATTATTGGCAAAAGAGTATATATTACTTGTAAAACTGTCATTATATTGGAGTGAAATTTCTGCGGAAATACCTTCTTTTTCACCTTCCATGTAAATAGGCTCTTCATGAAGTACTTCCCTTGAACGGTTTAAATGCTCAACGTAGGATTTAATTCCACCCTCGTAAAGATATTCATTCTTTTTATCATTTCGCTTGTCTTCGATGGTGATTTTTATACCACGATTCAAGAAAGCTAGCTCTCGAATACGATTCGCTAAAGTTTCAAAGTCATACTCAAGGGTTTCTGTGAAAATTTCTGGGTCAGGCTTAAAGTGAGTAATCGTTCCTGTTTGATCGGTTTCACCAATTACTTTTAAATCCTCTGCCGGAACTCCACGGTGATATTGCTGGTAATATACTTTTCCATCTCTATGGACCGTTACATCTAACGTAGTAGATAAGGCATTTACAACAGATGCACCTACACCATGTAATCCACCAGAAACTTTATAACCTCCACCACCAAACTTTCCGCCTGCATGAAGTACGGTCATGATAACTTCTACAGCTGGTCTTCCCATTTTTTCATGAATCCCAACTGGAATACCACGGCCATTATCCGTTACCGTAATACTATTGTCTTCCTCGATGATGACATTGATTTCATCACAATATCCAGCTAAGGCTTCATCAATACTATTATCGACGATTTCCCAAACAAGGTGGTGAAGACCTTTTCCACTGGTTGATCCGATGTACATCCCAGGTCTTTTACGAACTGCCTCAAGACCTTCTAATACCTGTATCTGATTTTCATCATACGCTTGTTCCTGTAGCTTATTTGGATCCATTGCCACAATAACCACCTGCTCTTTCTTTCCGTTCGTACCTTCTCAATTGAAAAATACATGCTACAAGCTTTTTAATCGACATCTCTTTTTCAATGTTTGTGATGAGAAAGGAGATTGATATATATAATCTTTCGTAACAACAAAGGATTTAATGACGCCCTTCCCCAGCTTGTACATTTTGTCATCGTTGTTACTTAAAAACTCTGAAATACACTCTTTAGAAGATTCATCAATAATGGTGATGACATCATCAGTTCGAACTACTATATTTTCACCAACATGTAAGTACATACGTTCACCTCTAAGCTCTTTTAGATAAAGTGCCTGATTCCACGTACCAAACTGTTGCATCATCTAAAACTTGGTGATCAATACCTTCTGTACTTGTCGTCGTTACAAAGGTTTGAACCTTCCCTTGGATCGTGTTTAAAAGATGAGACTGTCTATAATCATCTAGTTCAGATAGAACATCATCTAATAGTAAAATGGGATACTCTCCAATTTCCTTATGAATGAGTTCTATTTCTGCTAGCTTTACAGATAATGCTGTTGTTCGTTGTTGACCTTGGGAACCAAATGTTTGCACATCTCGGTCATTGACAAAAAAAGCTAAGTCATCACGATGTGGTCCTGCTAAGGTAACACCTCGTTCCCATTCTCTAGTTTTTATTTTAGCAAATTTTTCTTGTAAACCATCTACTATTTTCGACAATTCTTCTTCTTCTGATACATTGACCGAAGGGCGATACTTAAGTGCAAGGACTTCCTTCCCTCTTGATATCCCTGAATGGATAGGTCGTGCCCAACTTTCTAGTAACTGTATAAACTCAAAGCGTTTTTGGATAATCTGAGCTGCAAAGTTTATGAGTTGCTCTGTATAAACCTCCAGCATGATTTCATCCTTAACCTTTGCACTTCTTTGCATCTTCAAGAACTGATTACGTTGGAAAAGTGCCTTTTGATACTGACTTAGTGTATGTAAATATATAGGTGAGACCTGTCCAATTTCCATATCAATAAATCTTCTTCGAATCTGTGGGCTTCCTTTTACAATATTCAAGTCCTCTGGTGCAAACATGACAACGTTCATATGTCCGACATACTGACTTAATTTAGATTGTTCAATATGATTAACTTTAGCCTTTTTACCTTTATTTGAAATGACAAGTTTCATAGGTAATGAACCATGTCGTTTTTCTACACTACCTTCTATTTTAGCATATTCTTCTTCCCAACGAATTAATTCTTTATCTTGGGAAGTACGATGGGATTTTGCCATAGCTAATACATAGATAGACTCCATAACATTGGTTTTACCCTGAGCATTTTCACCTTTAATCACATGAATCTTTTCATCGAAGCTTGCCTCGAGATGTTCGTAATTGCGATAATTTTTCAAGCTTAGTTCTTTTATATACATCCCCGGGACTTCCTTTATTCTAAAATTTCGTATTGGCCGACTCCGGGAATATGAAGTTGATCTCCCGCTTTTAACTTTTTCCCTCGACGTTGCTCTAATTCCCCGTTTACGTAAACTTCATGTTCACTTAGAAACCACTTTGCCAAGCCTCCTGAACTAATCAGGTCTAGCATTTTTAACACTTGTCCTAATGTAACATACTCCGTATCAATCTTAATTGATTCCAATTTCATCGCCCCTTTAATTGGCTGTTTGAATATCTCTATTTTACAAAATAAAATTGGATAAAACAAAAGGAGCTAACCCATCACCATTCTTGGTATGCTGGGTCAGCCCCGAACATTAAAATGTTCTTACAGGTAAAATGAGTTGTAAAATAAAGTCATTATCTAAAGAACGAATGACAAATGGCCTCATGGCACCAGTAAAACTTATACGTATATCAGTTGAATCAATAGCTTTTAATGCATCCATTAAATACTTTCCGCTAAAGGAAATCTTTAATTCTTCTCCAGTTATAGATTGGGTTTGTACTTTTTCCACAACGCGACCTATCTCTGGTGAGTCCGAGGATATTTCAACAGCTTCTTCCTCAATGGTTGAGAATTTCACCACATTATTTCTACCTTCACGAGCAAGTAGACTTGCACGGTCAATTGCTTGTAAGAATTCCTTCGCATTCATAACGACTTCTGTTTTGCTTTCAGCCGGAATCAGTCTAGACGTATCAGGATAATTTCCTTCTAACAAACGTGAATAGAATGATAAATTCTCTGTTCTAAAAAGAATTTGGTTTTGAGTTAATACCATTTCAATTGGTTCTTGGCTATCGTCTAAGATTTTGTTTAATTCATTCAAACTTTTTCCTGGGACAACAACATTATGCGTATGCGAATGGTTGTTATCTAGGGGTGCTTTTCGCCATGCTAAACGGTGACTATCTGTTGCAACGAATGTTAATTCATTGTTTTCAATCTTCCAATGAACACCTGTTAGTATCGGTCTAGTTTCGGATGTTGAAACAGCAAATACTGTTTGACGGATCATTGTTTTTAATAAGTCAATTGGTAAGGTGAATACTTCTTCCTCTTCAATTTGAGGTAATCTTGGATATTCATCAGCATCTAATCCGTTAATGGAGAATTCAGCATTTCCGGACTTAATAAATGTTTGAAGGTTTTCTCTTACCTCAATCATGACAGTATCTTCTGGGAGTTTTCGAATTATATCGTTAAAAAACCTTGCTTGTAATACAATACTACCTGTTTTTTCTACCTCAGCTAGTACTTTATCATCTTCAACAGTAGGAATGATGGTTTCAATTGAAATATCAGAATCACTACCTGTTAAGGTAACTCCTTCATCATTAACAAGTAGCTTTACACCAGTCAAAATGGGAATAGTAGTTCTTGAAGAAACAGCTTTCATTACATCTTGTAAACTTTCGACAAGTCGATCCCTTTGAATCGTAAA
The nucleotide sequence above comes from Bacillus carboniphilus. Encoded proteins:
- the recF gene encoding DNA replication/repair protein RecF (All proteins in this family for which functions are known are DNA-binding proteins that assist the filamentation of RecA onto DNA for the initiation of recombination or recombinational repair.); the encoded protein is MYIKELSLKNYRNYEHLEASFDEKIHVIKGENAQGKTNVMESIYVLAMAKSHRTSQDKELIRWEEEYAKIEGSVEKRHGSLPMKLVISNKGKKAKVNHIEQSKLSQYVGHMNVVMFAPEDLNIVKGSPQIRRRFIDMEIGQVSPIYLHTLSQYQKALFQRNQFLKMQRSAKVKDEIMLEVYTEQLINFAAQIIQKRFEFIQLLESWARPIHSGISRGKEVLALKYRPSVNVSEEEELSKIVDGLQEKFAKIKTREWERGVTLAGPHRDDLAFFVNDRDVQTFGSQGQQRTTALSVKLAEIELIHKEIGEYPILLLDDVLSELDDYRQSHLLNTIQGKVQTFVTTTSTEGIDHQVLDDATVWYVESGTLSKRA
- the remB gene encoding extracellular matrix regulator RemB, yielding MYLHVGENIVVRTDDVITIIDESSKECISEFLSNNDDKMYKLGKGVIKSFVVTKDYIYQSPFSSQTLKKRCRLKSL
- the yaaA gene encoding S4 domain-containing protein YaaA — encoded protein: MKLESIKIDTEYVTLGQVLKMLDLISSGGLAKWFLSEHEVYVNGELEQRRGKKLKAGDQLHIPGVGQYEILE
- the dnaN gene encoding DNA polymerase III subunit beta: MKFTIQRDRLVESLQDVMKAVSSRTTIPILTGVKLLVNDEGVTLTGSDSDISIETIIPTVEDDKVLAEVEKTGSIVLQARFFNDIIRKLPEDTVMIEVRENLQTFIKSGNAEFSINGLDADEYPRLPQIEEEEVFTLPIDLLKTMIRQTVFAVSTSETRPILTGVHWKIENNELTFVATDSHRLAWRKAPLDNNHSHTHNVVVPGKSLNELNKILDDSQEPIEMVLTQNQILFRTENLSFYSRLLEGNYPDTSRLIPAESKTEVVMNAKEFLQAIDRASLLAREGRNNVVKFSTIEEEAVEISSDSPEIGRVVEKVQTQSITGEELKISFSGKYLMDALKAIDSTDIRISFTGAMRPFVIRSLDNDFILQLILPVRTF
- the gyrA gene encoding DNA gyrase subunit A, encoding MAETPRSNVMEINISQEMRSSFLDYAMSVIVSRALPDVRDGLKPVHRRILYAMHDLGMRADKPFKKSARIVGEVIGKYHPHGDSAVYDTMVRMAQDFNYRYMLVEGHGNFGSVDGDSAAAMRYTEARMSKISMELLRDIHKDTIDYKDNYDGSEREPAVLPARFPNLLVNGTSGIAVGMATNIPPHQLGEVIDGVLALSKDPDITIQELMDYIPGPDFPTAGLILGRSGIRKAYETGKGSITLRAKVEIEEKANGKQTIIVNEIPYQVNKAKLIEKIAELARDKKIEGITDLRDESDRNGMRIVIEVRKDANANVLLNNLYKQTALQTSFGINMLALVDGQPKVLNLKQALSHYIEHQKVVIRRRTEFDLKKAEARAHILEGLRIALDHIDEIIALIRASETTDIAREGLMSQFNLSEKQAQAILDMRLQRLTGLERNKIEEEYSELIKLIAELKAILADDEKVLEIIREELLEIKERFNDKRRTEITIGGVESIEDEDLIPRENIVITLTHNGYIKRLPISTYRSQKRGGRGVQGMGTNDDDFVEHLLTTSTHDTILFFTNKGKVYRSKGYEIPEYSRTAKGLPIINLLEVDKDEWVNAIIPVQEFVDDWYLFFTTKHGISKRSPLSSFGNIRTSGLIAVSLRENDELISVRLTDGSREIIIGTQKGMLIRFPETDVRSMGRTATGVKGITLDEDDEVVGMEILDENSEILIVTKNGYGKRTPAEEYRIQGRGGKGIKTCNITEKNGNLVSMKAVTGEEDLMIITANGVLIRMATEDISTMGRNTQGVRLIRIGEEHQDYVATVAKVEKEEIKEDEEVQEDSLEESNDTMES
- the gyrB gene encoding DNA topoisomerase (ATP-hydrolyzing) subunit B, with protein sequence MDPNKLQEQAYDENQIQVLEGLEAVRKRPGMYIGSTSGKGLHHLVWEIVDNSIDEALAGYCDEINVIIEEDNSITVTDNGRGIPVGIHEKMGRPAVEVIMTVLHAGGKFGGGGYKVSGGLHGVGASVVNALSTTLDVTVHRDGKVYYQQYHRGVPAEDLKVIGETDQTGTITHFKPDPEIFTETLEYDFETLANRIRELAFLNRGIKITIEDKRNDKKNEYLYEGGIKSYVEHLNRSREVLHEEPIYMEGEKEGISAEISLQYNDSFTSNIYSFANNIHTYEGGTHESGFKTALTRVINDYARKNNLFKDQDANLTGEDVREGLTAIVSIKHPDPQFEGQTKTKLGNSEVRTVTDALFSEGFEKFLLENPSIARKIVDKGLMASRARLAAKKARELTRRKSALEISSLPGKLADCSSKDPSISELYVVEGDSAGGSAKQGRDRHFQAILPLRGKIINVEKARLDKILSNNEIRTIITALGTGIGEDFDITKARYHKIVIMTDADVDGAHIRTLILTFFYRYMRQIIEAGYIYIAQPPLYKIEQGKQVDYVYSDKQLNQFMAGLPENTKADIQRYKGLGEMNPEQLWETTMDPENRTLLQVSLQDAIEADETFEILMGDRVEPRRQFIEENAVYVKNLDI